The Pseudanabaena sp. PCC 6802 genomic interval AATACTTTTTCTTTAGCTTGCGACTGGGAATTATTGTTTTGAGAAAAATCTCCTCAGTGCTTTCCACAAACGGTACTAGATAAACGTATTGGTTAACTTCAATGATAAAGATCCGTTGCGATGGATACCTTTCTTGGTTGGGATGTTCTATCACATCTAGTACTTTGCCTTCAGCGATCGCCAACACTGCTACCTCAAAGCTAATCCCTCGCTCTGCCTGTAGTTGGTTGTTTTTCTCAGTATTCCAGCGAAATGGTTTTATGCCGTAAGACATTCCC includes:
- a CDS encoding BrnT family toxin, translating into MSYGIKPFRWNTEKNNQLQAERGISFEVAVLAIAEGKVLDVIEHPNQERYPSQRIFIIEVNQYVYLVPFVESTEEIFLKTIIPSRKLKKKYLGD